A single genomic interval of Microbacterium sp. zg-Y1090 harbors:
- a CDS encoding nuclear transport factor 2 family protein, whose product MHMHAGDRSDLADLVARYALAVDERRWDAVAGLFAHDGVLSLPDPPVQLDPVIHHHGRVEIAAALQTLTAVPVTVHAIVGAVFDAADDPDAAVGTITCVAHHITGDQGAARDLTWYVRYRDMYARVDGRWLLRRRALHLDAITTGKVAARRAAVTDR is encoded by the coding sequence ATGCACATGCACGCCGGTGACCGCAGCGATCTCGCGGACCTCGTCGCCCGCTACGCCCTCGCGGTGGACGAACGGCGCTGGGACGCCGTGGCCGGTCTGTTCGCGCACGACGGCGTGCTGTCGCTGCCCGACCCGCCCGTTCAGCTCGACCCGGTGATCCACCACCACGGCCGCGTCGAGATCGCCGCGGCACTTCAGACGCTGACCGCCGTCCCCGTCACCGTGCACGCCATCGTCGGTGCGGTGTTCGACGCGGCCGACGACCCCGATGCGGCGGTCGGCACGATCACCTGCGTCGCACACCACATCACCGGCGACCAGGGCGCGGCCAGGGACCTGACCTGGTACGTGCGGTACCGCGACATGTACGCCCGCGTCGATGGCCGCTGGCTGCTGCGCCGCCGCGCGCTGCATCTGGACGCCATCACGACCGGCAAGGTCGCCGCGCGGCGCGCAGCCGTGACCGACCGCTGA
- a CDS encoding nuclear transport factor 2 family protein, translating to MAGLVSGAPSDLDGRLRRIEDRLEIADLIARYGPAVDAGSGDAVAALWTVDGEYAFDDAVLTGPEIADVVDHPTHRRLMAAGCAHVLSPPRIDLDGDRATVVHHSIVLESIGGAWTPVRGSANRWLFVRTPGGWRACNRSNRLLTGSDEARALLAP from the coding sequence GTGGCAGGACTGGTGAGCGGCGCGCCCAGCGACCTCGACGGGCGTCTGCGAAGGATCGAGGACCGCCTCGAGATCGCCGATCTGATCGCCCGCTACGGACCCGCCGTCGACGCCGGTTCGGGAGACGCCGTGGCGGCGCTGTGGACGGTCGACGGCGAGTACGCGTTCGATGACGCGGTGCTGACAGGGCCGGAGATCGCCGATGTCGTGGACCACCCCACGCATCGTCGGCTCATGGCGGCGGGATGCGCGCATGTCCTTTCGCCGCCCCGCATCGATCTCGATGGCGACCGGGCGACCGTCGTGCACCACTCGATCGTGCTGGAGAGCATCGGGGGCGCCTGGACGCCGGTTCGGGGGAGTGCCAACCGGTGGCTGTTCGTGAGGACGCCCGGCGGCTGGCGGGCGTGCAATCGGAGCAATCGCCTGCTGACCGGGTCCGATGAGGCGCGGGCACTGCTCGCGCCATAG
- a CDS encoding NADH:flavin oxidoreductase/NADH oxidase: protein MTTADAGSALFEPLRLRGVTLPNRIGVSPMCMYSSRDGFATDFHLVHLGRFALGGAGLVIMEATAVSPRGRISPRDAGIWKDAHMPRLAQVARFLTDSGAVAGIQLAHAGRRAAVREPWRAGAPLDEQDAAAGFPPWQTEAPSTLAPGAGWPEPNAMNDTDIRRSIREWRDAARRAVAAGFRFIELHGAHGYLLHSFLSPLSNRRTDEWGGSAAARQRYPLAVVDAVREAIGPDNALSYRVSAVDGIDGGLGIEDTIEFARALAAHGVDIVDTSSGGISTDRTADTRVRRGFAFHADFSRAVRHGAGVAAATVGFVVDPRQAELLVDSGDADLVLLGREMLDDPNWAHHARRTVAPGHEAAHWDIRFGSALTPRQGTLARLAASGETPLTRFGH, encoded by the coding sequence GTGACCACCGCCGACGCCGGATCCGCACTGTTCGAGCCTCTTCGCCTGCGCGGCGTGACCTTGCCCAACCGCATCGGCGTCTCGCCGATGTGCATGTACTCCTCGCGCGACGGCTTCGCCACCGACTTCCATCTGGTGCACCTCGGACGCTTCGCCCTGGGCGGAGCGGGCCTGGTCATCATGGAGGCGACGGCCGTCTCACCGCGCGGCCGCATCTCGCCGCGGGACGCGGGCATCTGGAAGGACGCCCACATGCCCCGCCTGGCGCAGGTGGCGCGGTTCCTCACCGACAGCGGCGCGGTCGCCGGCATCCAACTGGCGCACGCCGGGCGTCGCGCCGCGGTGCGCGAGCCCTGGCGGGCAGGCGCCCCGCTCGATGAGCAGGATGCCGCAGCGGGGTTCCCCCCGTGGCAGACCGAGGCGCCCAGCACCCTCGCCCCGGGCGCCGGCTGGCCCGAGCCAAACGCGATGAACGACACCGACATCCGGCGCTCGATTCGGGAATGGCGGGATGCCGCGCGCCGCGCGGTCGCCGCAGGCTTCCGGTTCATCGAGCTGCACGGGGCACACGGCTACCTGCTTCATTCGTTCCTGTCCCCACTGTCGAACCGGCGGACCGACGAATGGGGAGGCAGCGCTGCCGCGCGGCAACGCTATCCCCTCGCCGTGGTCGACGCCGTGCGCGAGGCCATCGGCCCCGACAACGCCCTGTCGTACCGGGTGTCCGCTGTGGACGGCATCGACGGAGGACTGGGCATCGAGGACACCATCGAGTTCGCGCGGGCGCTCGCAGCACACGGAGTCGACATCGTCGACACCTCCTCCGGCGGCATCTCCACGGATCGAACCGCCGACACGCGGGTGCGCCGGGGCTTCGCCTTCCATGCCGACTTCTCGCGCGCGGTCAGGCACGGCGCCGGGGTGGCCGCCGCCACGGTGGGCTTCGTGGTCGACCCGCGGCAGGCCGAGCTGCTGGTGGACAGCGGCGATGCCGACCTCGTGCTCCTCGGGCGGGAGATGCTGGACGATCCCAACTGGGCGCACCACGCGCGGCGCACGGTAGCACCCGGCCATGAGGCGGCGCACTGGGACATCCGGTTCGGCAGCGCCCTCACTCCGCGCCAGGGCACACTGGCCAGACTCGCGGCATCCGGAGAGACGCCGCTGACCCGCTTCGGCCACTGA
- a CDS encoding SDR family NAD(P)-dependent oxidoreductase: MNARPHTIVTGGASGIGAAVVAELLRRGHRVTVFDLSADAHPGAFAASVDVTDETAVSAAVQAAIERGGTVTGVVACHGIRGAFVPALEMDLAAMRRLYDVHVVGTVAVCREVVRRLHGAPGSIVLLSSTTAYRGWANQIDYGTAKAAVRQLAENLAVEWAPLRVRVNAVAPGHTLTPMVEDLIAGGYDISTVERRTPLGRLAQPDEMAGAIVHLLEDATFVTGQCLAVDGGWTAVGK; encoded by the coding sequence ATGAACGCACGACCGCACACGATCGTCACGGGCGGCGCCAGCGGCATCGGTGCCGCCGTCGTCGCGGAGCTGCTCCGCAGGGGGCACCGGGTGACCGTGTTCGACCTGAGCGCCGACGCCCACCCGGGCGCCTTCGCGGCGTCCGTGGACGTCACGGACGAGACCGCGGTGAGCGCAGCCGTGCAGGCGGCGATCGAGCGCGGGGGAACCGTGACCGGCGTGGTGGCGTGCCATGGCATCCGGGGTGCCTTCGTGCCGGCGCTCGAGATGGACCTGGCGGCCATGCGGCGGCTGTACGACGTGCACGTCGTCGGCACCGTCGCGGTATGCCGGGAGGTCGTCAGGCGACTGCACGGCGCGCCGGGGTCCATCGTGCTGCTGTCCTCCACCACCGCGTATCGCGGCTGGGCGAACCAGATCGATTACGGCACGGCGAAGGCGGCCGTCCGCCAGCTCGCCGAGAACCTCGCCGTCGAGTGGGCGCCGCTGCGGGTGCGGGTCAATGCGGTGGCGCCTGGGCACACCCTCACTCCGATGGTCGAGGACCTCATCGCCGGCGGCTACGACATCTCGACGGTCGAGCGACGCACGCCGCTCGGGCGGCTGGCGCAGCCGGACGAGATGGCCGGGGCGATCGTCCACCTGCTCGAGGATGCGACGTTCGTCACCGGGCAGTGCCTCGCCGTCGACGGCGGATGGACCGCTGTCGGCAAATAG
- a CDS encoding MFS transporter — protein sequence MSYTSAADRGERRIVGVLAACGMLSSLQFTLVVPILPEASRLLGVSAGDAAWLVTITLLVGTVGTPVLSRLADMYGRRRMLLVAMTLLVAGSVLAAAVPTFTAILVGRALQGFAVAVVPIGISLLSALVKRRRAEMGMALISGTLGVGSAVGLALAGSLVTWGGLPAIFWLSAAAGSVFTALVVLFVREAPARDPGRFDLIGAVLLSLGLVALMLVLSRAAAWGPATGTTIGTLAVAASALTGWLLWERRHPSPVIDVRTSLRSPVLQINVASFVATFGMYANHLLTAQEALAPTSTGYGLGLPLTTAGFLLAASAVSMILLSPVAGRMLSRFGGRITLAVGAAVMTAAFVFRLLFHGSVPLVAVGAALVGSGVALAFAAMPALIMASVPAHQTAGANGVNSLARSLSGAVAGAAFALVIMAAPAGPESAYLSASALSWCFAAVAVCAAVTCLLALGLAKTGITRPPSA from the coding sequence GTGTCTTACACGTCGGCGGCAGACCGCGGCGAGCGCCGCATCGTCGGCGTGCTCGCGGCGTGCGGCATGCTCAGCTCGCTGCAGTTCACCCTCGTGGTGCCGATCCTGCCGGAAGCTTCCCGGCTGCTCGGTGTCAGCGCGGGTGACGCTGCCTGGCTCGTGACGATCACGCTGCTGGTGGGCACCGTGGGCACGCCGGTGCTGTCTCGGCTCGCCGACATGTACGGCAGGCGGCGGATGCTGCTGGTGGCGATGACGCTGCTGGTGGCCGGATCGGTGCTGGCCGCTGCCGTCCCGACCTTCACCGCGATCCTCGTCGGCCGAGCGCTGCAGGGTTTCGCCGTCGCGGTGGTGCCCATCGGCATCAGCCTGCTGTCGGCGCTGGTGAAGCGCCGTCGCGCCGAGATGGGCATGGCGCTCATCAGCGGCACGCTCGGCGTGGGGTCCGCCGTGGGGCTCGCCCTGGCCGGATCGCTCGTGACCTGGGGCGGGCTGCCGGCGATCTTCTGGCTGTCGGCGGCGGCCGGGTCGGTGTTCACCGCACTCGTGGTGCTGTTCGTGCGGGAAGCGCCCGCGCGCGACCCCGGCAGGTTCGACCTGATCGGCGCCGTGCTGCTGTCGCTGGGGCTCGTCGCTCTGATGCTCGTGCTGTCGCGAGCCGCGGCGTGGGGCCCGGCGACCGGGACGACCATCGGCACGCTCGCGGTCGCCGCGTCGGCGTTGACCGGGTGGCTGCTGTGGGAGCGGCGCCACCCCTCTCCCGTCATCGACGTCCGCACATCGCTGCGCTCCCCGGTGCTGCAGATCAACGTGGCCTCGTTCGTCGCGACCTTCGGCATGTATGCCAACCATCTGCTGACCGCGCAGGAGGCGCTCGCCCCGACCTCGACCGGGTACGGCCTGGGCCTGCCGCTGACCACGGCCGGGTTCCTGCTCGCCGCTTCGGCGGTCTCGATGATCCTCCTCTCCCCCGTCGCAGGCCGGATGCTGAGCCGGTTCGGCGGCCGCATCACCCTCGCGGTGGGCGCCGCGGTGATGACGGCGGCGTTCGTGTTCCGTCTGCTCTTCCACGGCAGCGTGCCGCTCGTCGCAGTCGGCGCAGCCCTCGTCGGATCGGGTGTCGCGCTCGCGTTCGCCGCCATGCCCGCGCTGATCATGGCATCGGTGCCGGCGCACCAGACGGCCGGCGCGAACGGCGTGAACTCCCTCGCACGGTCACTGTCGGGCGCTGTCGCCGGAGCGGCCTTCGCCCTCGTCATCATGGCGGCGCCGGCCGGCCCCGAGAGCGCCTACCTCTCGGCGTCCGCACTGAGCTGGTGCTTCGCCGCGGTCGCGGTGTGCGCCGCGGTCACGTGCCTGCTCGCGCTCGGCCTCGCCAAGACCGGCATCACGCGCCCGCCATCTGCCTGA
- a CDS encoding nuclear transport factor 2 family protein, with protein MTTTPDALADHQAILTLLARIAQSADTGEPEDYVEHFTEDAVWDLTDATGLPLRTQTLRGRHALLAGVRERRAAGVQGPGSATRHDVSTVVVDLDGDRARSRSYFRYYLATDAQPQLAAMGTYDDEFVRTEAGWRLHRRVIGRG; from the coding sequence ATGACCACCACGCCGGATGCGCTCGCGGATCACCAGGCCATCCTCACCCTGCTCGCGCGCATCGCGCAGTCGGCCGACACCGGCGAGCCGGAGGACTACGTGGAGCACTTCACCGAGGACGCCGTGTGGGATCTGACCGACGCCACGGGACTGCCCCTGCGCACGCAGACCCTGCGGGGCAGGCACGCTCTGCTTGCCGGAGTGCGCGAGCGCCGCGCGGCCGGCGTGCAGGGGCCGGGAAGCGCCACGCGACACGACGTCTCGACCGTCGTCGTGGATCTCGACGGCGACCGGGCGAGGTCGCGCAGCTACTTCCGGTACTACCTCGCCACCGACGCGCAGCCGCAGTTGGCGGCGATGGGAACCTACGACGACGAGTTCGTGCGCACGGAGGCCGGGTGGCGCCTGCATCGCCGGGTCATCGGGCGCGGCTGA
- a CDS encoding acyl-CoA thioesterase, producing MTDAVGRVLHEHVVRLSYADTDPAGILYYAAWFPKMEALQSEFLYLQGLRQDTLVNRFGWWTVSRATQCEYLAAARLFDQVRIELRMGRIGSSSFRFAFRMVRVDDGVLVARAENTVVTVSPEQTPVPIPRDLRAHLTSWAAVA from the coding sequence GTGACGGATGCCGTCGGGCGTGTGCTCCACGAGCACGTGGTGCGCCTGAGCTACGCCGACACGGATCCCGCCGGCATCCTGTACTACGCCGCCTGGTTCCCCAAGATGGAGGCTCTGCAGTCCGAATTCCTGTATCTGCAGGGCCTGCGGCAGGACACCCTCGTCAATCGCTTCGGATGGTGGACGGTGTCACGCGCGACCCAATGCGAGTACCTCGCCGCGGCGCGGCTGTTCGATCAGGTGCGGATCGAGCTGCGGATGGGCAGGATCGGCTCGAGCTCGTTCCGGTTCGCGTTCCGCATGGTGCGCGTCGACGACGGGGTGCTGGTCGCCCGTGCCGAGAACACCGTCGTGACCGTCTCACCGGAACAGACGCCCGTGCCGATCCCCCGGGATCTGCGCGCTCATCTGACCTCCTGGGCGGCCGTCGCATGA
- a CDS encoding SDR family NAD(P)-dependent oxidoreductase: protein MTAIDLGFPSDGAILITGAGSGIGRATALRAAQMGLATSLWDLSAEGLEQTATLIRDAGGARVHTWVGDVSDRAVVEAGVAAAVNAVGPVRYLHNNAGPASRSALPFDDALRISVGSVRLMTEAWAGTDPGPGAAMVVTASVAGNLVGTDSDWYSASKAALTGYVRHLAAHRGGQFRSNAVAPGMTDTPRLADFAASEMGHRVLERIPLRRMAAADDIAYATLFLLSPIAGYINGVLLPVDGGWTVTQ from the coding sequence ATGACTGCGATCGATCTGGGCTTCCCCTCCGACGGGGCGATCCTCATCACCGGCGCGGGGAGCGGCATCGGCCGCGCCACCGCCCTGCGCGCGGCGCAGATGGGGCTGGCCACCAGCCTGTGGGACCTGAGCGCGGAAGGACTGGAGCAGACGGCCACGCTGATCCGCGATGCCGGCGGCGCGCGGGTGCACACCTGGGTCGGCGACGTGTCCGATCGCGCGGTGGTCGAGGCCGGCGTCGCCGCCGCCGTCAACGCCGTCGGCCCCGTGCGCTACCTGCACAACAACGCGGGCCCCGCATCCCGCTCCGCCCTCCCCTTCGACGACGCACTGCGGATCAGCGTGGGCAGCGTGCGACTGATGACCGAGGCGTGGGCCGGCACCGACCCTGGTCCGGGCGCCGCCATGGTGGTCACGGCATCCGTCGCAGGCAACCTCGTGGGCACGGACAGCGACTGGTACTCCGCGTCGAAGGCCGCCCTGACCGGCTACGTCCGGCATCTCGCCGCACACCGGGGCGGGCAGTTCCGCAGCAACGCCGTGGCGCCCGGGATGACGGACACCCCTCGGCTGGCGGACTTCGCCGCGAGCGAGATGGGCCATCGTGTGCTCGAGCGCATTCCGCTGCGGCGCATGGCGGCAGCAGACGACATCGCCTACGCGACGCTGTTCCTGCTGTCGCCGATCGCCGGATACATCAACGGCGTGCTCCTGCCGGTGGACGGCGGCTGGACGGTGACGCAGTGA
- a CDS encoding flavin-containing monooxygenase, giving the protein MTTTEHDLIVVGAGFAGMYTTIHAARRGLDILGIEAGDDVGGTWYWNRYPGARCDVESIDYSYSFDDELQREWRWRERYATQPEILEYLSHVADRFDVRRHYRFGERVAGATWDEAAHRWTVRTQNGLTASARWLVMAAGGLSQPQLPDIPGRDSFTGEVLQTSAWPHRQVDFTGKRVAVIGTGSSGVQAIPLIAATAAEVVVYQRSANYSIPAFNHPIDDDEWDRQQQNLRRRRELSWNGSAGSPWTSHPVPFDEATLAEREAVFEESWRRGGVLFAKAFQGLTVEPRINDAAREFFERKLAERVPDPHVRAALTPTDHPLGTKRICTDSSYYETFTLPHVRLVNLREDPLVAVDPTGIRTATGLREHDAIVYATGFDAMTGALTAMDIRGRDDRSLRDEWQGFPVTYLGIGLPGFPNLLVLNGPGSPSVLSNMALTSEQQGEYALRLIDHCRAEGLTSAEARADAATAWTEHSLELADRTLFGSAPSWYTGSNIEGKARGFLPYIGGFRAYIDRADQVAAEGYRGFILSTR; this is encoded by the coding sequence ATGACCACCACCGAGCACGACCTCATCGTCGTGGGAGCCGGCTTCGCCGGCATGTACACGACGATCCACGCCGCGCGGCGCGGCCTCGACATCCTCGGCATCGAAGCAGGCGACGATGTGGGCGGGACCTGGTACTGGAACCGCTACCCGGGTGCGCGCTGCGACGTGGAGAGCATCGACTATTCCTACTCGTTCGACGACGAGCTGCAGCGCGAATGGCGGTGGCGCGAGCGGTATGCGACCCAGCCCGAGATCCTCGAGTACCTCTCCCACGTCGCCGACCGCTTCGACGTCCGGCGTCACTACCGCTTCGGCGAGCGCGTCGCCGGCGCCACGTGGGACGAGGCGGCCCACCGATGGACCGTGCGCACGCAGAACGGACTGACCGCGTCCGCGCGGTGGCTTGTGATGGCCGCCGGCGGACTGTCCCAGCCCCAGCTGCCGGACATCCCGGGTCGCGACTCGTTCACCGGCGAGGTGCTGCAGACCTCGGCCTGGCCCCACCGGCAGGTCGACTTCACCGGCAAGCGCGTGGCCGTGATCGGCACCGGGTCATCCGGGGTCCAGGCGATCCCGCTCATCGCCGCCACAGCCGCCGAGGTGGTCGTCTACCAGCGCAGCGCGAACTACAGCATTCCGGCGTTCAACCACCCGATCGACGACGACGAATGGGATCGGCAGCAGCAGAACCTCCGCCGCCGGCGCGAGCTGTCGTGGAACGGGAGCGCCGGCTCGCCGTGGACGAGCCATCCCGTCCCCTTCGACGAGGCCACCCTCGCCGAGCGCGAGGCCGTCTTCGAGGAGAGCTGGCGGCGCGGTGGCGTGCTGTTCGCCAAAGCCTTCCAGGGACTGACGGTCGAGCCGAGGATCAACGACGCGGCGCGCGAGTTCTTCGAGCGCAAGCTCGCCGAGCGCGTTCCCGACCCGCACGTGCGCGCCGCCCTCACCCCGACGGACCATCCTCTGGGCACCAAGCGGATCTGCACCGACAGCTCCTACTACGAGACGTTCACGCTCCCCCACGTGCGCCTGGTGAACCTGCGCGAGGATCCCCTCGTCGCGGTGGATCCGACAGGCATCCGCACCGCGACGGGGCTGCGGGAGCACGATGCCATCGTCTACGCCACGGGCTTCGACGCGATGACCGGAGCCCTGACGGCGATGGACATCCGCGGCAGGGACGACCGCTCCCTCCGGGACGAATGGCAGGGATTCCCCGTCACCTACCTCGGCATCGGCCTGCCCGGCTTCCCCAACCTGCTCGTCCTCAACGGCCCCGGCAGTCCGAGCGTGCTGTCGAACATGGCCTTGACCTCGGAGCAGCAGGGCGAGTACGCGCTGCGCCTCATCGACCACTGCCGGGCCGAAGGGCTGACTTCGGCCGAGGCACGCGCCGACGCGGCGACCGCGTGGACCGAGCATTCGCTGGAACTGGCGGACCGCACCCTCTTCGGCTCGGCACCTTCGTGGTACACCGGGTCGAACATCGAGGGCAAGGCCCGGGGCTTCCTGCCGTACATCGGTGGATTCCGCGCCTATATCGACCGCGCGGACCAGGTCGCCGCCGAGGGGTACCGCGGATTCATCCTCAGCACCCGGTGA
- a CDS encoding alpha/beta hydrolase: MDATQRMLALLNEGFPDITALEPHRAREVVDARVRPADNLDDVESTADAEVDAGGHRVPVRVYRPRAPRPGAPVTVYAHGGGFLHGSIASHDGFCRRWAKGTGSVVVSVGYRLSPEHRPPAARDDIVAAVDWSRRTGLAGDGVILAGDSSGATLAALATRALRDRGDSPVVGQVLLYPFLDPTMSSASHVTRGQGYFVTSALLSYYWRSYLGPDADPAAPGPAATPWGCTDAAGQPSSIVVTAGLDPLCDEGTAYAAQLRLAGNHVLERRYPDQFHGFLTIAGHPPAASALDVLWADIRTLPTPTAKDHR, from the coding sequence TTGGACGCGACCCAGCGCATGCTCGCCCTGCTGAACGAGGGCTTCCCCGACATCACGGCGCTCGAGCCGCACCGTGCGCGCGAGGTGGTGGACGCGCGGGTCCGCCCCGCCGACAATCTCGACGACGTCGAATCGACCGCCGACGCCGAGGTGGATGCCGGAGGGCACCGTGTTCCGGTGCGGGTCTACCGCCCGCGCGCTCCGCGGCCGGGCGCGCCGGTGACGGTGTACGCGCACGGCGGGGGCTTCCTGCACGGCTCCATCGCGAGCCACGACGGGTTCTGCCGGAGATGGGCCAAGGGCACCGGCTCCGTCGTCGTCTCCGTCGGCTACCGCCTGTCGCCGGAGCACCGCCCGCCGGCGGCGCGCGACGACATCGTGGCCGCGGTCGACTGGTCGCGCCGCACCGGCTTGGCGGGCGATGGAGTGATCCTCGCCGGTGACAGCTCCGGCGCCACCCTCGCGGCCCTCGCCACCAGGGCGCTGCGCGATCGCGGCGACTCGCCTGTCGTGGGGCAGGTGCTGCTGTACCCCTTCCTCGATCCCACCATGAGCTCGGCGAGTCATGTCACGCGCGGGCAGGGCTACTTCGTCACCTCGGCGCTCCTGTCCTACTACTGGCGCAGCTACCTCGGCCCCGATGCCGACCCGGCCGCCCCGGGTCCCGCCGCCACCCCGTGGGGCTGCACCGACGCGGCAGGGCAGCCATCCTCGATCGTGGTCACCGCCGGGCTCGATCCGCTCTGCGACGAGGGGACCGCCTATGCGGCGCAGCTGCGCCTGGCCGGCAATCACGTGCTGGAGCGCCGCTACCCCGACCAGTTCCACGGCTTCCTCACCATCGCAGGCCACCCTCCTGCAGCGAGCGCTCTCGACGTGCTGTGGGCCGACATCCGCACCCTCCCGACACCGACGGCAAAGGACCACCGATGA
- a CDS encoding PadR family transcriptional regulator: MNLPATSWAVLGILSFDAPLSGYDIKRWADQSLAFFYWAPSQSQIYTELRRLESLGLAGSRIEQTHAAKSRRIYEITDLGRANMAAWMQEVPADPVVLKHSHVLRLWAAHNGSLDALRAELLEYRESVLRTAQAAGDHAHGAQREPSWAYSQIALEWSERFYLDEAARIDWLIERLRGVG; this comes from the coding sequence ATGAATCTGCCCGCGACCTCATGGGCGGTGCTGGGAATCCTGTCGTTCGACGCCCCGCTCTCGGGGTACGACATCAAGCGGTGGGCCGACCAGAGTCTGGCCTTCTTCTACTGGGCCCCCTCGCAGAGCCAGATCTACACAGAGCTGCGCCGTCTGGAGTCGCTGGGGCTGGCCGGGTCGCGCATCGAGCAGACGCATGCGGCCAAGAGTCGGCGCATCTACGAGATCACCGACCTCGGCAGGGCGAACATGGCGGCATGGATGCAAGAGGTCCCGGCCGACCCGGTGGTCCTGAAGCACTCGCATGTGCTGCGGCTGTGGGCCGCGCACAACGGCAGCCTCGACGCCCTGCGTGCGGAACTCCTCGAATACCGCGAATCAGTCCTGCGCACGGCGCAGGCGGCTGGGGATCACGCGCACGGGGCGCAGCGCGAGCCCTCCTGGGCCTACTCGCAGATCGCCCTGGAGTGGTCGGAGCGGTTCTACCTCGACGAGGCGGCCCGCATCGACTGGCTCATCGAGCGGCTGCGCGGCGTGGGCTGA
- a CDS encoding SDR family NAD(P)-dependent oxidoreductase, with protein MPTTSPAQPTAPEGVAVVTGGTGGIGSAIARRLVADGIRVAVTYRRSTPEALIAELGDLATAHPLDVRDERATTSLATELAQRHGRVHTVVHAAGPHVPMVHLSKVSVEQFAQQVDDDLVGFFAVARAFLPALREASGSLTVVTSAATRRYPVRDGLSAAPKGGVEALARGLAAEEGRFGVRVNSVGPGMLWDGMSARLMASGDLDERALDAAMSHIPLRRFGTADDIAEAVAFLASPRAGFITGQKLDVDGGYGV; from the coding sequence ATGCCCACGACTTCACCAGCGCAGCCCACCGCCCCCGAGGGTGTCGCCGTCGTCACCGGCGGCACCGGCGGGATCGGATCCGCGATCGCCCGACGGCTCGTCGCCGACGGCATCCGCGTCGCCGTGACCTACCGTCGCAGCACGCCGGAAGCGCTGATCGCCGAGCTGGGCGACCTGGCCACAGCCCACCCGCTCGACGTGCGCGACGAGCGCGCGACGACCTCCCTCGCCACAGAGCTGGCGCAGCGGCACGGCCGAGTGCATACCGTTGTGCACGCCGCTGGGCCGCACGTGCCGATGGTGCATCTGTCGAAGGTGTCCGTCGAGCAGTTCGCACAGCAGGTCGACGACGATCTGGTGGGCTTCTTCGCCGTCGCCCGGGCATTCCTCCCCGCGCTCCGCGAGGCCTCCGGCTCGCTCACCGTCGTCACCAGCGCCGCCACCCGCCGCTACCCCGTGCGCGACGGCCTGTCGGCCGCGCCCAAGGGCGGGGTCGAAGCGCTCGCACGCGGCCTCGCCGCCGAGGAGGGCCGATTCGGCGTGCGGGTCAACAGCGTCGGCCCGGGCATGCTCTGGGACGGCATGTCCGCCCGCCTCATGGCCTCCGGAGATCTCGACGAGCGCGCCCTGGACGCCGCGATGTCGCACATCCCGCTGCGCCGCTTCGGCACGGCGGACGACATCGCCGAGGCGGTGGCCTTCCTGGCGTCGCCGCGCGCAGGGTTCATCACCGGCCAGAAGCTCGACGTCGACGGCGGCTACGGAGTCTGA